The following nucleotide sequence is from Oxyura jamaicensis isolate SHBP4307 breed ruddy duck chromosome 24, BPBGC_Ojam_1.0, whole genome shotgun sequence.
GCTCGTGCTGTCGGTTCGCGGGCgagctgtgtttctgcaggatGTTTAGCTGCCACGTCCCTAATTGCCgcgtttctttttttaactcgCTGCCTGCTGTAAGGCTGCGATCTCCATCGGCCCAGCGGCTATCGCAGCCCAGCACCTGTGCCTGGCcggctgggctgctgcttcaAAGAGAAGCAGGCTCCGGCACACGGTGCAGGGGATGTAAACGTGcaggacaaaaggaaaagctgctgcttgcatCTGGCCGGGTCTGAGTaaagcaggggctggagtgCAGCGCGGGGGAAAAGACGGGGTGGGCGCGTGGTGGGTGCTGGAGAAAGCTGGGTGGTTTTGAGCCCGGAGTGGCACGGGGAGAGGGACGAAGCCTTTCGGGTGAAGGGCGGTGTTGGTACCAAAACTGATGGGAGAAAACTGGCCATGAGTTAATTGAAGCTGAAAAATTAAGGAGAGGTTTCTGTGGAGAGCACGGAGAGCCTGACAGCACCTCCAGGCAGGAGGGTGGGATGGGATGAGCCGGCGTAGGCTTGGCAAGGACCACCATGCCCATCCTACACACACTGGGGACAATGTCTCCTACAAGTGATGTTTGCAGTGGGGCTGAGGCCAGTGCAGGGCTCCAGAGCTCGCAGGCACCTTCCTGGCAGGGCGATTTTGGGGAAGGACTCACAGAGTGGGTCCTGGGGCCGTGTGACACGGTCACTGGTGGGCGCAGGCTCGCCGCACCTTCCCTCGCTCACAGCCCAATCCCTCTGTCCCCGCAGCCGTGGGCTTCATCAGCGAGGACGAGTACCTGGAGATCACGGGCATCACGCGGGAGCAGTCGGGCGAGTACGAGTGCAGCGCCTCCAACGACGTGGCAGCGCCTGTCGTCCAGCGAGTCAAAGTCACCGTCAACTGTGAGTAGCCTCGGGGCTTACTGGGGGACCAGCCATGGGATGGGGCCAcccgaggggctggggacatTCACGCTGGGCAAACCCTGCCTTTGGCCCCGGTGCCGAGGCAGGCAGTGGCAGGTTTCTGAGCAGGTGGCGTTttgcccttttcttccccttttttcgagctcttttttttttttttttattttccacctcctcctcagcTGTCTCCTTCAACCTGGGTTTTCTGCCCATGGTGAGATGCTGTGCTGATAACCTccggggagaggagagaagtgAGCAGTAAATaggcattttttcatttctaaaaaaaaaaataaaatgaaagaaagagcaagGAAGAAAGCAACCCTGTTCGTGCTCAGAGGCGGGGTGAACACCCTCCCAAACTCCTCTCTGGTCACCCCTTGAGGTGCTGGGCATCGGCACGGGGCCACATCTGGTGCCGGAGAGCCAGGGAGCTCCAGTGGAGCTAGGATGGCCTTTGGGTCCCCCCCTGCCAAACCCCCTGGAAAAGAAGTGTGAGGGTAACAGGAGCTGGGCACGGGCTTGGAGATGATTTTTCCTCCTGGAacatggggaaagaaaagggagtgAGAGGAGAGGGGTGGGAGGCACCAACCCCCGGCTCCCGTCTTCCCCGCAGACCCGCCGTACATCTCGGACGCGAAGAGCACCGGGGTGCCGGTGGGGCAGAAGGGCATCCTGCTGTGCGAGGCCTCCGCCGTCCCCTCTGCCGACTTCCAGTGGTACAAAGACGACAAGCGGTAAGAGCCCGGGGGACCCAGGggactggggagggggcacaCGGACCCCCAGCACCGGCAGCTTTTTGCAAAATGCTGAGGGCTGAAGGGGCGGCATGCACCGGAGGGCAGGAGCATCCCCAGGCAGGTTTTGGTCTCCATCTGCGCGGGCAGGGCGTGCATCGCTGCTGCCCACGCCTCCAGATTTGGGTCTCACGGTAAATCCCCGCCTGGGGAAGCGTGACAGCAGACAGTGGTGTCGGCAGCGCGAAGCCGAGCCGTTAGGAGCGGATGGAAACCGTCCTCTTTACCGTGCGTGGTGTCGGGCAGAAGGGCGGCGTCAGCCCCTGCCTGTTGGAAGGGCAGGAGGAATGTGGTGACACGGGGTTTGTGACACCCAGGGGCCGCTCACTGCAGCGCCCGCTGCCCCATCACCTCCCCTTGTCGGGGGgcaggtggggaaggggaagctgTGAGACATCTGGGGGGAccgggcagcccctggggagggggaagctgGGCTCAGCTCTTGGCTGGGAGGACTTCTGCCCACTCCCCTCCCCAGGGGTGAGTGCCTGCCTCCCTCTGCAGTGCGGCAAGCCCCAGAGCTGTCCCACTGCGGCTCAGCACCTCCAGACATCGCAGGGCTGGCACCAAGGGGATGGGgcccagcagagcagtgccCATCTCCATACCTCCCCAGTacctcccctgctccctcctcgTGCCTGCTCTGCTCGTCTTCCCCCCAAACCCCACGTCCCTGCTctgaggccaggctggaggaCAGGGAAACGTGGAAAACAGCACGAGCTTCTTTCCTGACCCTGTCCCCATCAccttctccccctctgctctcttCCCAGGCTGGCCGAAGGCCAAAAAGGGCTGAAAGTGGAAAACAAAGCCTTCTTCTCCCGGCTGACCTTCTTCAACGTCTCCGAGCAGGACTACGGCAACTACACCTGCGTAGCCTCCAACCAGCTAGGGAACACCAACGCCAGCATGATCCTCTAcggtgagcggggccggggaAGGGCACGGCTTCACGGAGCGACCGCCAACGTGCGAGACCTGCAGTGGGAGACCAGGGATTTGGGGGGAGTTGTGTGCTTCCTGCTCGTCCTTTCTAGCCCAGTGCACGGGTTGGAAGCTCCTGacttgggttttgtgtgtgccACTGCCTAGAGGTCTTGGGCACCTTTTTGGCATCCACCATCAATGTGAAGTTAAGACCTAGCATCATCTTGCTCTGATGAATGCCCAGAAGAGGCTTTTCTTGAAAGCATCCCCTGGTTTTAGCTTTGGGAGGAGAGATGGCACACAGCAAGGTGCCCAGGCATCATCCCTCCTCTGCCAGCCATCccgccgtgccgtgccatggCCACGGGGCTGTTTCCCTGCGAGGCATACAGGACAGGCGACCCTCACTGCTGAATCCTGTAGGAGAAGTGGGGCTTGGGGAcctctgtcctctcccagcttcaGCCCCACTGTTGTCCTCTTCCTTGCCACCtatctccttccccagcctgtcccgGGCTCGCTTGAGGTTTGCAGCGAGCTGGCCAGGGTGTGCAAAGCGTGTCATTGTCACCCCTTCCATGTCACGGCCTGCTGGGGACACCAAGGGGGAAGCCCAGGAGAGCACCCATGGGGCAGTCCTGCTCCGTGGGTAGCGGTGACCACAGGTGACATGAATCCCAGCTCACTCATTAATCCCTAAGAGGCTTTGATAGGAAGCACCAACCTGCTGTGGCCTTGAGCTCTGCTGGCATCGCAAGCCTTCTCCTAGCATGCGTGAATTATTTAATGAAGCCCAGAGGCTAAAAGAAACCCCTCTTCGGTAGGAGagagagggctgcagcaggacccCGGTGTGCCCAAAGGGGCAGGCTCAGCTGGCTTGTAGGTGtgcagtgatttaaaaaaaaataaagagaagaaaataacaattaACGCCTTGTGCCActggggcagcaggaagggTGTCTGGAGAAGTGGTCGttttgctgctgtcctgcatTTCTCTGCCCATCGGGTGTCTTCTTCTGGCTTCGTGTACGTGCGTGGGACGCTGTTCTGGGTCAGTGCAGGTTTGAGCGGTGCCCAGCCCTGCGGGGTTCACCGAGCGTTTTGGTGCCATTTGTCATCTTTTTGCAATGGCAGTGTAACACGTGGCATAACCCCCAAAAGCTGCGTCCCCTCCCCCCGAAAGGTGGCTGCTGCAgtggctgctcagggctggcagGCTGCACACAGCGGCGCAAGGTGCTCAGGGTCCCAAAATTTGTGGGGGCTCCTCCTCACCTCGTGTCAGTGCCGGCTGTTGGGTTGTGCTCCCCGAAGCGAGTTCCCGTTGCTGATGCTCAGGTCTGCGCCCGCAGCCCCCACCTAGCTCTAACCTTGAGTGTTAATGAGCACAGcaatcgtttttttttttttttcaggaaaaaaagatgggtGCTGGAAGTGACAGACATTAGCATTGTTACCTGGCTGTTAAAGCCATCATTAGGGTTGCTTAGAAACTATCTCAGCTTCTTCCCCACCGGGCTTTCTGGTAATTGTTGTCCAATGACCCCATTTTTCAGGAGGGGGACAGGACACCTCCGGGGCCACATGCTTCTGCTGGCACCACCCCTCCCCAAATTCCCCACGTAGCCAGGGGCACCTCTGTTAGCTTCCAGGCTGCGGTCTCCTCATTGGGGTACAGGATTAAAATCTCAGGTATCCTGGGACCTCATACTCCCACCTCCCCAAACTCTTTAATTTGGGGACTTTTCTCCGCTGATGGCTTCGTGAGAGCTGCCCGTTCTTTGGGTTCCCATCTGCTAAAGGTGTTTGGTGTACGCCGTGAGGGACGTGGGGTGTGGGGAGGTGTCGCACGGGAGCCTCAGCATGGCACAAGCCCCCCCTGAGCTGCGTCGGTCTGAGCGGTCATCCCCCCAGGGAGGGAATTTGGAGCACGTGTAATTTCCATGAAGTTGGCTCAAGGAGCCTTTCCCTCCTGTTAATCGAGTCCCCTCTGGGACCGATGGCTCCCCAGGCTGCCCTAACCTGCCGTGGCCTGGAGCAGGGGACCCGGGCACGACGTCCCCATCACCTCATTCTGGGGGCAAAATCCCCCAGTGGTTCCTGCCCACGGCTGCGTTTGCTGGtgtgtctttatttttcatagcaaaagcagaaatggaaaccAGGTGCAATGGGTTCACTAAGAAATGTCTCATCCATGTGGTTTGGGGGAAAATTCTGTCCACATCCCCTCTTCCCTGAGGCTGAACGAACCTTTGGGGGTTTCCCCCCCCAAACACAGCCTTAATCCATGTCGGTGCAGTGACGTGAGCCTTCCCAGTGCCTCGTGACTGACGCTAGCACGGAATACATCttgtaatcctttttttttaatctatttttttcagggaggTCAACTGGTGCTTTATCTAACATGCAGCAAGTCTTATTGTAGGCCTTCCACCTAATTCAGTGGCTCATTTGATGCTGTCTTTAATGTGATGAAGTGCTCTGAAATCAAGTAATTTTCTTGAgtcggggaaaaaaaaaagcccactcCTGCTCCCCTTTTGTGCAATCCGTGTGGATTCCCAGAGGCTGCTTTTGTGctaacccccccccctccccgggaaGCCCCCTCGGTGTCCGAGGTGAGCAGGGCTGGATTCGGGTGGCAGCATCGCACGTGCTGCCCCCATCCGCTCGCCTTCCCCACGCCGAGGGCAGGCTGGGCGAAGCGTCTCGAGCCTGCCACTGCCCCTGTGCCTTAACCTTGACTTGTTCTTTGATTTTTAGAAGAGACAACAACCGCTCTGACACCCTGGAAAGGTCAGTAACCCGTGCCCCCGCAACGCCAGCGCTCCCCCCTCTCCGTTTCCCTGCGGGTCCCTGCGGTTCCCGCCCCCCATCCAGCGAGTGCCCCCCCCAAAGCCCCACTGCTCCAGCTCCTATGGTTTTGGGGCTGCTCACGGCTTCCCCGTTGCTGCTTTAGTGTAGCCACCCTGGGTTTAGCAGCTCTCCTGTCTCTGTCCCTCTTGCTAGACTAACGTGGCCACCTCGGGCCACCTCCGCATGCCGCATCCCCGGTCCCCACCGTCCCCTCCACCActgctcctctctcctctctcttgcTAGGGCGCAGGCAGGGATGGTTTTGTGCTCCTATTGCCCCGTGTCGCTGTGTTGCAGCCGGTCCTTCTTCCTCTGGGATGCTTTTAGTGCCGCTTTAGTGCCTTCCTTTCTGGGATGTGGCAGGGTGGGTGACGTGCTGCTCGTCCTTGCAtcagcagcccagggcagcgGGTGctcccgccgcctcccgccccaTCTTATCGATCGATCGATCGCTCAGCCGGGTCCTCGAGACCGGTGGCATCTCCATCTGGGGCTCAGTAGCCACGTGGCTTTGTTCGTAACGCGCTTAGCGGCCAGCCGTCGGGATGACCTCTAGATGTCGGAGGGATTGGAGACGGCGCGGCGCGGAGGCTGCTCTCGTCCCCAGGTCGTCCCCTGAGCCTGGCTGCTTGGAGCTGGGTTTGGGGCTGTGGGGGCAGCCGTGTGGGGTGTCTGTGGGTGTGGGAAGTGTGCTGCAAAGGGGAGACCTAACGGTTAGGGGTCCACTAGGGCTGCAGAGAGAGATGTCCCAGGGTTTTGAAAGCGAGGGTAGACCTGACCTCCTGGGTGGCCCCACAGAAAGGATCCCCCACTCTGACAATTTGGGGTTTTATCTGCGAAGAGCCACCGGGTCAGGCACCCTTCCCCGTGGCACACCGAGCTCCTCACCCGGCTCTTCTCTTTGCTTCTCCCACCGCCCTCCTCACCCACCTCGTCCTGCCCTGATGGTGCAGGGCAGCGGGCACGGAGGTGGCACTGGTGGGGCACGGAGTGGCTCCGGGGGGGGCTGCGTGCCACCGGGCGCTGggtgcactgctgctgctgggtggtTTGGGGGTGCTGGGTGAAAGCTTCTGCCAAACTTGGAGGTGATAAACTCAGAGAAAATTCAGAGGAGGCCCCTTGCAGAGATCTCTTTGTGGTGCCACATCCAGGATGGGCTGGGGAACCGGGACCAGGATGGGCTCCACGTCCCAAACCCAGGGGATGGCTGCAGGCGGGGACCTTTCAGCAGCCACCCCGCCATGTGCAGTAACACCAGGGTcctaaaacagcattttcttgtcTTCCCTCGCCTTCCCTGCTCGGTGGCTAACACCACGGCTGTTTCTCGCCCCCCTGCAGGCCCCGGTGCAGTGCACGATGGCAACAACGGCGCGTGGCGGCGAGGCGGCTGCGCCTGGCTGCTCGCCCTGCCGCTCGCCCAGCTCGCCCGCCTGTTTTGATCCCCAAGCCGGCCCCGCGGAGCGGTGACGACCACGGCCAGCGAGCGacagcagaaaggagaggaagaagatgtATTCACTGTTTCCGAAAATAATCATAAGAATTGAGAGAGTGTCCGGCCAGGCCttctgggggagggggagagaggaaaaacacgcaaaaaatgcaaagttaatttgaaaaggaggaaaaaaaaaaaaaatatccaaggcTTCCTGCTGAAGATGCAACGCGACtgagtctttttctttcctctttgtttattttttcgcccaccccttttcctcccctgttTCGTCGTTCTCTGCCACGGGCCGGCGCGGAGGATGGGTCGGGCGCAGCGCTGTCGCCCCCGGTCCCCTTCGCCGTCCCCGCTCGCCCGGGGCCCCTCCGTCCGGATGCGcaggttttcttctttgccGAGATTTCCCCGTCTTCTCATGGACCGTGCCGCCATTTGTGTTccgaaatatatatatatatatccacatatacatatatatatatgtatagatatatagatCTTCAACAGCCACCACGCCGCCACGaacagaaagggaggaaggagaccGGTGCCGAGCCACGCGTTCATCGTACCCCACGCGGACATCGTGAATGATAAGGGATTCTGAGTCACggttaattttattaattatattttctgatatGAGCCTAGAACTCTTAgttcctaaaaaacaaaaacgcaaaaaaaaaaagaaaaaaaaaaaaaagaaaagaaaaccaggagctggggagcaaGCGGAGAGGAGAAGTTTGTTCACCGAGGTTTGTGCCGGCTCGTCCGCAGGCGAGGAGCTCAAAATGCCCAAGAACCGCGGCCGGCCGAACAGTTCCTCTGGCAGCGTTGCCAAAAACGCCGAGGGAATGGGCGATGCTCACCGCGCATCACGGCGGAGGGAGACGCCGAACCTTTTTatgggatatatatatacagtatatataaatatacatatatatatatataatttttttttgttagcgTTCTAGCCACGGTTCCCAGCAGGGTCCTTCCGCTGCCATTACTGCATGCTGTATATGGAGTTAGGTGTGTATTGGTCCTCCACGAGACGAGAAGAGGTTCTCGGGCCACGCGTGCCCAGGTCCCGTCGCCTTTCCGCCCTCGGGTGCTGGGGACGAGGGGACACGGGCGCCCACGCAGGGTCCGGGCCCCTCTCCGGCACCTTTCGCCACGCGGCCCCGGACCTTGGCGGTGGAATAAAGCGAACCGAGGGATGGACATAGATAGAGATCTATATAGctcagttttatatttatatatatatatgtatatgtgtgtgtgtgtgcgtgcgtgtgtgtgtatatatatatatatatatatataaaaaaaaagaaggcgAAGCAATTGGCACCCGCCGCCGAGCCATCGGCCAAGCTCCGAGACGCGGGACAACTCGACTCGCTTTATTTTTCGCGGGGGTCTCTCCTGcgctttcttttcctcctttggtttcctttccttctccaggggcgcgcggcggggcccgggcgcgggcgggcgggcggcgagGGGGCTCTCTCTGCCTCTATCCATTAAAACGATTGTTCCATGTGGCCGCTCCGTCTGCTTGTGGTGCTCTTTGCCCCCGCGGCCGTCGGGCAcggggagggatggagggagggagggggcacCGAGACGTCGCAATGACGGGTGGCCCCGGCGTGGAGAGCATCAGCGGGACAGCACCCCGACCTCGATACTGAGCCCAGGCGTGATGCCATCACAGGTAAGCCTTTGGTGAGTAGAGGGAGTGGGATGCGCCTCTGCGCTATTCGCTCCCCACTCTGGTGGGAACAGAGGGGTCCCCACCCTATGTGGGATTTATCCCCGAAGGATGTGATTTTGGCGGGGACGCAAAGGCGTGCTGTTAGCATGCATTTCCCTGTGAGAGACACTTTTGTTTTGggacaggcagctttctgcaTCCCAGGGGCGCGATGGCACAGAAGGATATGGGCAGtggcagccagcccagccccatgggAGCATGCTGGAGCCCTGGTGGTGGCAGAAACTCTTGTGGCCAGGTTTGTCATTGCTAGCAGATGTGTTTGTGC
It contains:
- the LOC118178120 gene encoding protein CEPU-1 isoform X1, with amino-acid sequence MGVGGCLALPWRCLVVLCLRLLFLVPAGVPVRSGDATFPKAMDNVTVRQGESATLRCSVDNRVTRVAWLNRSSILYAGNDKWCLDPRVVLLANTKTQYSIQIHDVDVYDEGPYTCSVQTDNHPKTSRVHLIVQVSPKITEISSDISINEGGNVSLTCIATGRPDPTITWRHISPKAVGFISEDEYLEITGITREQSGEYECSASNDVAAPVVQRVKVTVNYPPYISDAKSTGVPVGQKGILLCEASAVPSADFQWYKDDKRLAEGQKGLKVENKAFFSRLTFFNVSEQDYGNYTCVASNQLGNTNASMILYEETTTALTPWKGPGAVHDGNNGAWRRGGCAWLLALPLAQLARLF
- the LOC118178120 gene encoding protein CEPU-1 isoform X3, which produces MLLAVLECCISTRRRHLQGVPVRSGDATFPKAMDNVTVRQGESATLRCSVDNRVTRVAWLNRSSILYAGNDKWCLDPRVVLLANTKTQYSIQIHDVDVYDEGPYTCSVQTDNHPKTSRVHLIVQVSPKITEISSDISINEGGNVSLTCIATGRPDPTITWRHISPKAVGFISEDEYLEITGITREQSGEYECSASNDVAAPVVQRVKVTVNYPPYISDAKSTGVPVGQKGILLCEASAVPSADFQWYKDDKRLAEGQKGLKVENKAFFSRLTFFNVSEQDYGNYTCVASNQLGNTNASMILYEETTTALTPWKGPGAVHDGNNGAWRRGGCAWLLALPLAQLARLF
- the LOC118178120 gene encoding protein CEPU-1 isoform X2, which produces MAQAKMQHPVSWVIFAGMAALLLSQGVPVRSGDATFPKAMDNVTVRQGESATLRCSVDNRVTRVAWLNRSSILYAGNDKWCLDPRVVLLANTKTQYSIQIHDVDVYDEGPYTCSVQTDNHPKTSRVHLIVQVSPKITEISSDISINEGGNVSLTCIATGRPDPTITWRHISPKAVGFISEDEYLEITGITREQSGEYECSASNDVAAPVVQRVKVTVNYPPYISDAKSTGVPVGQKGILLCEASAVPSADFQWYKDDKRLAEGQKGLKVENKAFFSRLTFFNVSEQDYGNYTCVASNQLGNTNASMILYEETTTALTPWKGPGAVHDGNNGAWRRGGCAWLLALPLAQLARLF
- the LOC118178120 gene encoding protein CEPU-1 isoform X5, producing MDNVTVRQGESATLRCSVDNRVTRVAWLNRSSILYAGNDKWCLDPRVVLLANTKTQYSIQIHDVDVYDEGPYTCSVQTDNHPKTSRVHLIVQVSPKITEISSDISINEGGNVSLTCIATGRPDPTITWRHISPKAVGFISEDEYLEITGITREQSGEYECSASNDVAAPVVQRVKVTVNYPPYISDAKSTGVPVGQKGILLCEASAVPSADFQWYKDDKRLAEGQKGLKVENKAFFSRLTFFNVSEQDYGNYTCVASNQLGNTNASMILYEETTTALTPWKGPGAVHDGNNGAWRRGGCAWLLALPLAQLARLF